The proteins below come from a single Bactrocera tryoni isolate S06 unplaced genomic scaffold, CSIRO_BtryS06_freeze2 scaffold_25, whole genome shotgun sequence genomic window:
- the LOC120780632 gene encoding protein sneaky — MFYFIKRNFGLIFSQKCRSLYCILLSRNVENWTCKRYFCSSFVGFLVATVLWFLLLLNFQFSLEMKIITLGIIVTLVGTGFLFTSSLKCITFLIFMGMAGKSGRSYLRALSFAYIITGPIANLAANGGEVVRVFACATTLTYNLTKTRLDIMTKPFQKTLNSMENDLIDVKKSFERMNEILLPIRVEVGGADYDSYDNFTFGKAENMGHHVQKTYTKKFETRCKRQIVKGEKRCREAFAKAHTECENKFPRIVRTFFCWPFQVDFICHMNLLGKPDNICKPNEVLPSNFGDNYVQLNDAQNTLYRNTSEVELKYKAKSVITHADMRALDHISDMVVDEFNAKKKIFDIIMHITNTVLSLLIFKVAVAAVVYHKKYLSNIDFDNIYVTDYFRQVDDRRKRKKKPTILPLTKFEKNDVVDLERTCHRTENESKIIFFYFLQFSLEILTACFFLILDHVIITLLNIIRFNSFITYTQEGEHIINFQVNGT, encoded by the exons atgttttattttataaaaagaaattttggtttaatattttctcaaaaatgtCGTTCTTTATACTGCATTTTGTTAAGCCGCAACGTTGAAAATTGGACGTgtaaaagatatttttgtaGTAGTTTTGTCGGTTTTCTAGTGGCTACCGTGTTATGGTTCCTACTTCtgcttaattttcaattttctttagaaatgaagATTATAACATTGGGGATAATCGTTACATTGGTTG GAACCGGATTTTTGTTTACATCGAGTTTAAAGtgtattacttttttaatatttatgggAATGGCAGGCAAATCTGGACGGAGTTATTTGCGAGCTTTGAGTTTCGCCTACATAATAACAG GTCCTATTGCAAATTTGGCTGCAAATGGTGGAGAAGTTGTTCGAGTATTTGCATGTGCCACAACGCTTACATATAATTTGACCAAGACCCGATTAGATATTATGACAAAACCATTCCAAAAAACCTTAAATTCGATGGAAAATGATTTaattgatgtaaaaaaatcatttgaaaggaTGAATGAAATCCTTCTTCCAATTCGCGTTGAAGTTGGTGGAGCCGATTACGATTCATATGATAATTTTACTTTTGGTAAAGCGGAAAATATGGGACACCATGTGCAAAagacatatacaaaaaaatttgaaactcgTTGTAAAAGGCAGATAGTGAAAGGGGAAAAACGCTGCCGTGAAGCATTTGCCAAAGCTCATACAGAATGTGAGAATAAGTTTCCCCGTATAGTTCGAACTTTCTTCTGTTGGCCTTTTCAAGTGGATTTTATATGTCACATGAATTTATTGGGAAAACCAGACAATATTTGTAAACCAAATGAAGTGCTGCCTTCCAATTTTGGAGACAACTATGTTCAATTGAATGAtgctcaaaatacactttatagAAATACCTCAGAAGTGGAGTTAAAATACAAAGCAAAATCCGTAATTACACATGCTGACATGAG GGCACTCGATCACATATCTGATATGGTTGTAGACGAATTTAATGCcaagaagaaaatatttgatataataATGCACATCACAAATACCGTTTTATCACTACTTATCTTTAAGGTTGCAGttg CCGCTGTAGTATATCACAAAAAGTACTTAAGCAACATTGATTTtgataatatatatgtaacgGATTACTTTCGCCAAGTTGATGACCggcgaaaacgaaaaaaaaaaccaacaatatTACCATTAACCAAG TTCGAAAAAAACGATGTGGTGGATTTGGAGCGTACATGCCACCGAACTGAAAATGAATcgaagataatatttttttattttcttcaattctCATTGGAAATCTTAACCGCATGCTTCTTTTTAATTCTTGACCACGTGATTATTACGTTGCTCAATATAATACGATTCAATTCTTTCATTACATATACACAAGAAGGAGAGCACATAATAAATTTTCAGGTAAATGGCAcataa